A part of Sulfurimonas sp. HSL-1716 genomic DNA contains:
- a CDS encoding chemotaxis protein CheW: MDEFQEILQDFLVESFELIEQLDQDLVELETNPQDLDLLNRIFRVAHTVKGASSFLNFDVLTHLTHHMEDILNKARHGDLIITPDIMDVVLESIDLMKELLTTIRDTGADDGIDVSACVAKLDEKSSGVEASVDIASGQVKEEQAVVEEVQEEPEVQEEPEEEPNYDDMSEDEVEAEIARLLAQRQEEDKAKRKAKLEAGEDVPQMPENKEEPAKEPEEKKESAPKAAASAIVPKASTAPKKQEEAQEEIKAAAPTKSSPAMVEQTIRVDVKRLDHLMNLIGELVLAKNRLIKINVDVEERYEGEEFLEELNQVVSIVSLVTTDLQIAVMKTRMLPIGKVFNKFPRMIRDLSRELNKKIDLEIFGEETELDKSIVEEIGDPLVHIIRNSCDHGIESAEDRLVLSKPETGKIILKAYNEGNHIVVQIDDDGKGLDPEMLKSKSLDKGIITEKEADSMSDKEAFALIFKPGFSTAASVTSVSGRGVGMDVVKTNIEKLNGIIDIDSEVGHGTSIKLKIPLTLAIIQALLVGVQEEYYAIPLASVLETVRISKDEIYTVDNRSVMRLRDEVLSLVHIGDIFEVERIIDAGEHAYVVVLGLAESKLGLIVDSLVGQEEIVIKSLGEYLKGMEGIAGATIRGDGGVTLIVDVAALMQMAKGVKAKPMVESGASSVSKEKTKPSDYAVMIVDDSKTDRMIMRKALEPMGITLIEAADGQEALNILKQGEHSFDAMLIDIEMPRMDGYTLANEIKKYNKYKNLPLIAVTSRSSKSDRMRGVESGMVEYITKPYSSDYLASVVQRNIKFKAELA; the protein is encoded by the coding sequence CATATGGAAGATATCTTAAATAAAGCCAGACACGGGGATCTCATCATCACTCCCGATATCATGGACGTCGTACTTGAATCGATCGATCTGATGAAAGAACTTTTGACTACTATACGCGATACGGGTGCCGATGACGGTATAGACGTATCTGCCTGTGTAGCAAAACTTGATGAAAAATCAAGCGGCGTCGAAGCTTCCGTAGATATAGCATCCGGACAGGTCAAAGAGGAACAAGCGGTCGTCGAAGAGGTTCAAGAAGAACCGGAAGTTCAAGAAGAGCCGGAGGAAGAACCCAACTACGACGATATGAGCGAAGATGAAGTGGAAGCTGAAATAGCGAGACTTTTAGCCCAAAGACAAGAGGAAGACAAAGCAAAAAGAAAAGCGAAACTAGAGGCGGGCGAAGATGTTCCTCAAATGCCGGAGAACAAAGAAGAACCTGCCAAAGAACCTGAAGAGAAGAAAGAAAGTGCACCGAAGGCCGCTGCGAGCGCTATCGTTCCAAAAGCTTCGACGGCTCCTAAAAAACAGGAAGAGGCACAAGAAGAGATAAAAGCGGCAGCTCCTACGAAATCATCTCCTGCTATGGTCGAGCAGACTATTCGTGTTGACGTAAAAAGACTCGATCACCTTATGAATCTTATCGGAGAGCTTGTTCTTGCAAAAAACCGCCTGATCAAGATAAACGTCGATGTCGAAGAGCGTTACGAGGGAGAAGAGTTTCTTGAAGAACTCAACCAGGTAGTTTCCATCGTTTCTCTCGTAACGACCGATCTGCAAATCGCCGTTATGAAAACAAGAATGCTTCCGATAGGAAAAGTTTTCAATAAGTTCCCTCGTATGATCCGCGATCTTTCTCGTGAGCTGAACAAAAAGATCGACCTGGAGATATTCGGTGAAGAGACCGAGCTTGACAAATCCATAGTCGAAGAGATAGGAGATCCGCTGGTACATATTATCCGTAACTCCTGCGATCATGGTATAGAATCGGCTGAAGACCGTTTAGTACTGAGCAAACCTGAAACGGGCAAGATCATCTTAAAAGCCTATAACGAAGGAAACCACATTGTCGTTCAGATCGATGACGACGGAAAAGGATTGGATCCGGAGATGCTGAAAAGCAAATCTTTGGATAAAGGGATCATTACCGAAAAAGAAGCGGATTCAATGAGCGATAAAGAGGCTTTTGCTCTTATCTTCAAACCGGGCTTTTCGACAGCTGCTTCGGTAACAAGCGTTTCAGGACGCGGTGTGGGTATGGACGTCGTTAAAACGAATATAGAAAAACTAAACGGAATAATCGATATCGACAGCGAGGTCGGTCATGGAACTTCCATCAAACTGAAGATTCCTTTGACCCTTGCGATTATTCAGGCTCTGCTTGTCGGTGTACAAGAGGAGTACTACGCTATTCCGCTCGCATCGGTCTTAGAGACCGTCCGTATCTCTAAAGACGAGATATATACCGTAGACAACCGCTCTGTCATGCGGCTTCGTGACGAAGTTCTCTCTCTTGTTCATATCGGCGATATCTTCGAAGTCGAACGTATCATAGATGCCGGCGAACATGCTTATGTCGTCGTTCTCGGTCTGGCTGAGAGCAAACTGGGACTCATTGTCGATTCTCTTGTCGGACAAGAAGAGATTGTTATCAAATCTCTGGGAGAGTACCTCAAAGGTATGGAAGGGATTGCGGGAGCTACTATCCGCGGTGACGGAGGCGTTACTCTTATCGTTGACGTTGCGGCGCTTATGCAGATGGCTAAAGGGGTAAAAGCGAAACCTATGGTAGAATCGGGCGCATCAAGCGTCTCGAAAGAGAAGACAAAGCCGAGCGATTATGCCGTTATGATAGTCGATGATTCCAAAACGGACAGAATGATCATGAGAAAAGCCTTGGAGCCTATGGGCATAACTCTCATCGAAGCTGCAGACGGGCAGGAAGCATTGAATATTTTAAAACAGGGTGAACACAGTTTTGATGCGATGCTCATAGATATCGAGATGCCGAGAATGGACGGATACACATTGGCAAACGAGATCAAAAAATACAATAAATACAAAAATCTGCCGTTGATCGCGGTCACATCCCGTTCTAGCAAATCCGACCGTATGCGCGGCGTCGAATCCGGAATGGTAGAGTATATAACCAAGCCGTATTCATCGGATTATCTCGCTAGTGTCGTCCAGAGAAACATCAAGTTTAAAGCGGAGTTAGCATAA
- a CDS encoding chemotaxis protein CheW — translation MSDKLKNIISKQSDQQLRGTVSQLEDAVQLVGFIIGDEEYSVPILNIQEIIKPISWTRVPQTPNYVLGVFNLRGSVIPLIDLRLKFGLQSKKHSDETRFIVMKDGNEVAGFVIDRLTEALRIRKSDIGPAPDTMQEDESMIDGVGKQSDRIITILKVNKLLERDF, via the coding sequence ATGAGTGATAAACTAAAAAATATTATCAGTAAGCAGAGTGATCAGCAGTTAAGAGGTACAGTAAGCCAATTAGAAGATGCCGTCCAGCTGGTCGGATTTATCATCGGCGATGAAGAGTACAGTGTGCCGATATTAAACATTCAAGAGATCATCAAGCCTATCTCTTGGACAAGAGTCCCTCAGACGCCAAACTATGTGCTTGGTGTTTTCAATCTCCGCGGCTCGGTCATCCCTTTGATCGACCTTAGATTGAAATTCGGACTGCAGTCAAAAAAACACAGCGATGAAACGCGTTTTATCGTGATGAAAGACGGTAACGAAGTTGCGGGGTTTGTCATAGACAGACTGACCGAAGCACTTCGTATCAGAAAGTCCGATATCGGTCCCGCACCCGATACTATGCAAGAGGATGAAAGCATGATCGACGGTGTGGGAAAACAATCCGACAGGATCATAACCATACTTAAAGTAAATAAACTTCTCGAGAGAGATTTTTAA
- a CDS encoding MlaE family lipid ABC transporter permease subunit: MSSEQRLSYASDLNNSRLEVILTGEISLSTTPELQRYITNRLSNISELDINLENVLFLDTAGAIYINGLTAALSKKNIRVSVTCKDKKILRTLGDIKNIDKELKIPEHKSRSFVEKLGEDFYLRYEKFAEFLNFFGRIVYGFFYVLRHISSLRYKEIFFEINENAIRAFSIVALTSFLVGIVIAYQSAFQLKIYGANIFIIDMLGLSILREIAPLITAIVIAGRSGSAFTAQIGAMKITEELDAMRTMGFDPIIFLVLPRIIALMIMLPMLIFLSDVMGIVGGMLVAKLDLGISTSLFLDRFNEVIAVKHFYVGISKGPFFAFLIASIGVFRGMMVKDDTQSIGLNTTKSVVESIFAVIVCDAVFSIIYTNLGI, from the coding sequence ATGTCGTCCGAACAAAGATTATCGTACGCATCTGATCTGAACAACAGCCGGCTGGAGGTGATCCTCACCGGCGAAATCTCCTTATCTACTACACCGGAACTACAACGATACATAACAAACCGGCTATCAAATATTTCGGAACTGGATATCAACCTTGAAAACGTACTCTTTCTTGATACGGCGGGAGCGATATATATAAACGGTTTGACGGCGGCTCTGTCAAAAAAGAATATCCGAGTTTCTGTGACATGCAAAGATAAAAAGATATTAAGAACGCTTGGGGATATAAAAAATATCGACAAAGAGTTGAAGATCCCCGAACATAAAAGCAGATCGTTTGTAGAAAAGCTGGGTGAAGACTTTTATCTGCGTTATGAAAAATTTGCCGAGTTTTTGAACTTTTTCGGTCGGATCGTATACGGATTTTTTTATGTTTTAAGACATATATCCTCGCTGAGATATAAAGAGATATTCTTCGAGATAAACGAAAATGCCATAAGAGCCTTTTCGATCGTCGCGCTCACAAGTTTTTTGGTGGGTATCGTTATCGCATATCAATCGGCTTTTCAGCTAAAGATATACGGCGCCAATATCTTTATAATAGATATGCTGGGGCTATCCATACTCAGAGAGATAGCTCCTCTTATTACTGCTATCGTCATAGCCGGCAGAAGCGGTTCTGCCTTTACTGCGCAGATCGGTGCGATGAAGATAACAGAAGAGCTTGATGCCATGCGTACCATGGGGTTTGATCCCATCATTTTTTTGGTTCTGCCCCGTATCATCGCTCTTATGATAATGCTGCCTATGCTCATATTTTTATCCGATGTCATGGGAATAGTGGGAGGGATGCTCGTTGCAAAACTGGATCTTGGCATATCGACATCGCTGTTTTTAGACAGATTCAACGAAGTCATTGCCGTAAAACATTTTTACGTAGGAATATCCAAAGGGCCTTTCTTTGCATTTTTGATAGCTTCCATAGGTGTGTTTAGAGGTATGATGGTCAAAGACGATACGCAAAGCATAGGACTTAATACGACAAAAAGTGTCGTGGAATCGATCTTTGCGGTCATCGTTTGTGATGCCGTCTTTTCGATCATCTATACGAACCTGGGGATATAG
- a CDS encoding ATP-binding cassette domain-containing protein — MKKIIKVRDLQTRFGDNIVHEGLNLHVYEGDIYGILGPSGCGKSTLLREMVMLQEFQKGMIEVLGYDISDISYDDAQNLRKSWGVLFQGGALFSSLNLYENIALPLQEYTKLDKKLISEIVAYKIDIVGLKQSDAYLYPSQISGGMRKKASLARALSLDPKLLFLDEPTSGLDPISAREFDKLILKLRDMLGLTIVMVSHDLKSIYDTLDRVAVIDNKIIVAEGRLEDVVSMDLPFIQTFFKADI, encoded by the coding sequence ATGAAAAAAATAATAAAGGTCAGGGATTTACAAACAAGATTCGGAGACAACATCGTTCATGAAGGACTTAACCTGCATGTATACGAAGGCGATATATACGGGATACTCGGTCCCAGCGGGTGCGGAAAAAGTACGCTCCTGCGGGAGATGGTGATGCTTCAGGAGTTTCAAAAAGGCATGATAGAGGTTTTGGGGTACGACATCTCGGACATCTCATACGATGACGCCCAGAATCTTCGTAAAAGCTGGGGTGTCCTTTTTCAAGGCGGAGCACTTTTTTCATCACTGAACCTCTATGAAAATATAGCGCTGCCTCTGCAGGAGTACACGAAGCTGGATAAAAAACTGATATCGGAGATAGTGGCATACAAGATAGATATAGTCGGACTCAAACAAAGCGATGCATATCTCTATCCTTCACAGATAAGCGGCGGTATGCGCAAAAAAGCGTCTTTGGCCCGTGCATTGTCGCTTGATCCGAAACTCCTGTTTCTGGATGAACCGACATCCGGACTGGATCCCATATCCGCCAGAGAGTTTGATAAACTGATACTCAAGCTCCGGGATATGCTGGGGCTTACTATCGTTATGGTTTCACATGATTTAAAATCAATTTATGATACACTTGATAGAGTCGCCGTCATAGACAACAAAATCATTGTTGCCGAAGGACGACTCGAAGACGTCGTCTCGATGGATTTACCGTTTATTCAAACATTTTTTAAGGCGGATATATGA
- a CDS encoding MlaD family protein, protein MNNKVNFTFVGSVVLAIILSMVFTVYWLMRPADGHSQKEYLIYFNESVSGLNLNSPVKYRGVNVGKVRDIRISHKNTKEIEVLVSITSNTPIKESTTATLNAQGITGLVFIDLSLGDERSPNLVREEGERYPVIRSKPSLFKRFESSVGNVTEKLSGMLDGTSRLLNDQNQKNIAATLDESQEFARKMNLLLDEKSIKHLHRTFESLDNITYKMDTVIIPKVERMADKGSAFTDSVSGSMASVASSYKVIQASMAEFNRAISSGEFNIKEISKNTLENLDGSLESLQNVMTELDNILKKYENSPNDFLFKKQEIKKGPGE, encoded by the coding sequence ATGAACAATAAAGTAAATTTTACATTTGTGGGTTCAGTCGTTTTGGCGATCATATTGTCGATGGTCTTTACCGTGTACTGGCTTATGCGGCCGGCGGACGGGCACAGCCAAAAAGAGTATCTTATATATTTTAATGAATCCGTTTCGGGATTGAACCTGAACTCGCCCGTAAAATACAGAGGCGTAAACGTAGGAAAAGTAAGAGATATACGCATCAGCCATAAAAACACGAAGGAGATCGAAGTTCTGGTCTCCATCACATCCAACACGCCCATAAAGGAATCGACCACGGCTACGTTGAACGCTCAGGGGATCACGGGACTGGTATTTATCGATCTCTCTTTAGGCGACGAACGATCACCCAATCTGGTAAGAGAGGAAGGTGAGAGATATCCTGTTATCAGATCGAAACCTTCGCTTTTTAAACGGTTTGAAAGTTCGGTTGGAAATGTCACGGAAAAACTTTCAGGTATGCTGGATGGTACAAGCAGGCTTTTAAACGATCAAAACCAAAAGAACATAGCTGCCACGCTTGATGAATCTCAGGAATTCGCAAGAAAAATGAATCTTCTGCTTGATGAAAAAAGCATAAAACATCTCCACAGAACGTTTGAAAGTCTGGATAATATAACGTATAAAATGGACACGGTCATTATTCCTAAGGTGGAGCGTATGGCGGACAAAGGCAGTGCATTTACGGACAGCGTATCGGGATCGATGGCATCTGTTGCAAGCAGTTACAAAGTTATCCAGGCATCCATGGCAGAGTTCAATCGTGCGATCTCAAGCGGAGAGTTCAACATAAAAGAGATATCGAAAAATACGCTTGAGAATCTGGACGGTTCTTTGGAGAGCCTTCAAAACGTTATGACAGAACTCGATAATATTTTGAAAAAATATGAGAACAGTCCGAATGATTTTTTATTTAAAAAACAAGAGATCAAAAAAGGTCCGGGAGAGTAG
- a CDS encoding ABC-type transport auxiliary lipoprotein family protein — protein MMRIFFYGLVLIFISGCSFQTVVSASNEYKIDVGNKIGRYDSTGCKGYVLRVKNVESYTHIKSRSIYYGVGDYELSTYTKSNWQEAPFKSIKHSIIKELRESKIFKDIVSNRSSVQPDYVLEYSVENFIQRFSEDMKSSTVEVKIHFSLINYKTSKLLYSTTIEKKLPSASLDAIGGVKAISRALGDVIEQDTLWLNDRCKEDIK, from the coding sequence ATGATGAGAATATTTTTTTACGGTTTGGTTTTGATATTCATATCGGGCTGTTCGTTTCAGACGGTGGTCAGTGCAAGTAACGAGTATAAGATCGATGTCGGTAACAAGATAGGCCGCTATGATTCTACGGGATGTAAAGGGTATGTTCTGCGGGTGAAGAACGTAGAGAGCTATACTCATATCAAGAGCCGTTCCATCTATTACGGCGTGGGTGATTACGAGCTCTCAACTTATACCAAATCAAATTGGCAGGAAGCCCCTTTTAAAAGTATAAAACACTCTATCATAAAAGAGCTGCGCGAGTCGAAGATATTTAAAGACATTGTTTCAAACCGCTCAAGCGTACAGCCCGATTATGTGCTTGAATACAGTGTCGAAAACTTTATTCAGCGTTTCAGTGAAGACATGAAGAGTTCGACGGTTGAAGTGAAGATACATTTTTCACTTATAAACTATAAAACTTCCAAGCTTCTTTACTCCACGACGATCGAGAAAAAACTGCCTTCTGCCTCCCTTGATGCCATAGGAGGGGTAAAAGCTATCAGCAGGGCTTTAGGCGATGTCATCGAACAAGACACTCTTTGGCTGAACGACAGATGTAAAGAAGATATAAAATGA
- a CDS encoding aminopeptidase P N-terminal domain-containing protein produces MIKEEIYKSRRESFLRRMKKESAALFFSAPQKVRSNDTEYPYRQDSDFYYLTGFKEDNSVLLLIKGKKTTKEILFVQKKDETLELWTGKRLGETEAKKRFSVDKVYTSKRFEAKLKKSLLNKKRVYLDIFSEDKRVLQVKELVKELSKSRSAKYTPKEFLHARDISQAMRLKKTSQEIELIKKALSITKEAHHRAMKMKKAGIREYELQAMFEYEFKKNGAYSDAYTTIVAGGNRGNTLHYVQNSEVLKRGELILIDAGCEYEMYASDITRTIPVSGKFTKSQKEVYEAVLKTQLLVIDAIRPGIKKSELQETARKSLCEALIKLGILKGDVKTLVKENRDKKYFPHGIGHWMGIDVHDQCPYKDEKGEEITLEEGMVLTVEPGLYLQQDDKEVPKRYRGIAIRIEDDILVTKEGCENLSFDIAKTVQEIESLFLQSL; encoded by the coding sequence ATGATAAAAGAGGAAATATACAAAAGCAGAAGAGAGTCTTTTTTAAGACGGATGAAAAAAGAGAGTGCCGCTCTGTTTTTCAGCGCACCGCAGAAAGTACGTTCAAACGATACTGAATACCCTTACAGGCAAGACAGCGACTTTTATTATCTTACCGGTTTTAAAGAGGATAATTCCGTCTTGCTTCTGATAAAAGGAAAAAAAACGACAAAAGAGATACTCTTTGTCCAGAAAAAAGACGAGACGCTTGAACTTTGGACGGGAAAACGTTTGGGTGAGACGGAAGCAAAGAAGCGATTTTCGGTAGACAAGGTATATACATCAAAGAGATTTGAAGCAAAGCTGAAAAAGTCGCTCTTAAATAAAAAAAGAGTCTATCTGGATATCTTCAGCGAAGATAAAAGAGTATTGCAGGTCAAAGAGCTTGTAAAAGAACTTTCAAAAAGCAGAAGCGCAAAATATACCCCAAAAGAGTTCTTGCATGCAAGAGATATTTCTCAGGCGATGCGCCTTAAAAAAACATCCCAAGAGATAGAGCTTATAAAAAAAGCCTTGAGCATCACAAAAGAGGCGCATCACAGGGCGATGAAGATGAAAAAAGCAGGGATCCGCGAGTATGAGCTTCAGGCGATGTTCGAATACGAGTTCAAAAAGAACGGGGCGTACAGTGACGCTTATACGACCATAGTTGCGGGCGGCAACAGAGGCAATACCCTTCATTACGTACAAAATTCCGAAGTATTAAAAAGAGGTGAACTCATCCTCATAGACGCGGGATGCGAATATGAGATGTATGCCAGCGACATCACCCGTACCATTCCGGTAAGCGGCAAGTTCACCAAATCGCAAAAAGAGGTCTATGAAGCGGTACTAAAGACGCAGCTTTTAGTGATAGATGCTATAAGACCCGGCATAAAAAAGAGTGAACTTCAAGAGACGGCAAGAAAATCTTTATGCGAAGCGCTCATAAAACTCGGTATCTTAAAAGGCGATGTAAAGACGCTTGTAAAAGAGAACAGGGACAAAAAGTACTTTCCTCACGGCATAGGACATTGGATGGGTATAGATGTTCATGACCAGTGTCCGTATAAAGATGAAAAAGGCGAAGAGATAACGTTGGAAGAAGGGATGGTTTTGACGGTCGAACCGGGATTGTATCTGCAACAAGACGATAAAGAAGTACCTAAAAGATACAGAGGAATCGCGATAAGGATAGAGGATGATATTCTAGTGACAAAAGAGGGATGTGAAAACCTCTCTTTTGATATCGCAAAAACCGTGCAGGAGATAGAATCTCTGTTTTTGCAAAGCCTTTAA
- a CDS encoding protoglobin domain-containing protein has product MQQYSTLKTHYKFTEEEAHILHELQPRMEKLSEEFIDGFYDYIWGFGKTAQFLKNKDIIAHHRQKIKEWFINLFCGNYDMSYFMHLYKIGEVHVKIGLPTHYVNSAFTFVRTFILQNIEGNFYNKEQHIKEIKAVEKIIDMNLDVLTSSYREEELSKFLSLSKFEKTVLLGLKKFNSYVNFFLAGALALVAFFAIGLFVYDIYLLFFSDVGIEKGILTVLGSLLVLWAAIELIHEEITHLQGKGFAIGAFIMLAMAALIRKILIYSLSSEKSKELLIIGAVIISLAIAYWLVGSKNKNS; this is encoded by the coding sequence ATGCAGCAATACAGTACTTTAAAGACACACTATAAGTTCACCGAAGAGGAAGCACACATACTGCATGAGTTGCAGCCGAGAATGGAAAAGCTTTCCGAAGAGTTCATAGACGGGTTTTACGACTATATCTGGGGTTTTGGAAAAACGGCCCAGTTCCTAAAAAACAAAGATATCATAGCTCATCACCGTCAAAAGATAAAAGAGTGGTTTATCAATCTGTTTTGCGGCAACTACGACATGTCTTATTTTATGCACCTCTACAAAATAGGCGAAGTTCACGTAAAAATAGGATTGCCGACACATTACGTGAACTCCGCGTTCACTTTTGTCAGAACTTTCATCCTGCAAAACATTGAAGGCAATTTTTACAATAAAGAGCAGCACATAAAAGAGATCAAAGCCGTCGAAAAGATAATAGATATGAACCTCGACGTGCTTACAAGCTCCTACAGAGAAGAGGAATTGAGCAAGTTTCTGTCGCTATCGAAATTTGAAAAAACCGTTTTGCTGGGTCTCAAAAAGTTCAATTCCTATGTCAACTTTTTTCTTGCCGGAGCCTTGGCGCTTGTCGCTTTCTTTGCCATCGGTCTGTTTGTCTATGATATCTATCTGCTCTTCTTCTCGGATGTAGGCATAGAAAAAGGGATCTTAACGGTTCTGGGCAGTCTGCTCGTCTTATGGGCGGCTATCGAGCTCATTCATGAAGAGATAACCCATCTGCAGGGCAAAGGTTTTGCCATAGGTGCGTTCATCATGCTGGCTATGGCAGCACTCATCAGAAAAATCTTGATCTATTCGCTCTCATCGGAAAAATCAAAAGAGCTTTTGATCATCGGTGCGGTGATCATCAGCCTTGCCATTGCCTATTGGCTGGTAGGTTCTAAGAATAAAAACAGTTAA
- a CDS encoding P-II family nitrogen regulator yields MKKVEAIIKPFKLEDVKDALADIGVTGMTVSEVKGYGRQKGHSELYRGAEYVVDFIPKVKMEMIIADEQVDTVINTIIESARTGKIGDGKIFVTDIDKVIRIRTGETDNEAI; encoded by the coding sequence ATGAAAAAAGTTGAGGCTATAATAAAACCTTTTAAACTTGAAGATGTGAAAGATGCTTTGGCGGATATCGGAGTGACAGGTATGACCGTAAGCGAGGTAAAAGGTTATGGGCGTCAAAAAGGGCATAGCGAACTTTATCGCGGTGCAGAGTATGTAGTGGATTTTATACCGAAAGTAAAAATGGAGATGATAATCGCCGACGAGCAGGTGGATACGGTAATAAATACAATCATCGAATCGGCTCGTACAGGAAAGATCGGTGATGGAAAGATATTTGTAACGGATATCGACAAAGTGATCCGTATTCGTACCGGCGAAACAGACAATGAGGCTATATAA
- a CDS encoding ammonium transporter — protein sequence MAELDFKYIIDTFFMLFTMVLIIFMVPGFAMLEAGLVRTKNVTAVLTTNVMIYAVASTAFLLLGYQLAFGTWEKVEYSMWAAFLFQMAFVGKTINIMSGGVSERVRMIPLAIFAVIMGGIIYPLVVNVTWGANLLKGTMLELHMFDLAGSTVIHSTGGWALLAAILVIGSRKDRYKNGMIKVIPASNIPLVVLGALLLWIGWFGFNGGSVGTISTKEAADSVALTILNTNTAGLAGAIVAGLIMYIRYKLFDITMILNGALGGLVAITAGANLYDIHTPLIVGIIGGILVVFAVPFFDKLKLDDPVGALSVHLVNGIWGTLAVGIFVKKISFIDQLKGVVVVAAFTFTVSYVVIYIINKVIAFRAEDDMQVQGIDVVECGVEAYPEFKRAI from the coding sequence ATGGCTGAATTAGATTTTAAATATATTATAGATACGTTTTTCATGCTTTTTACCATGGTGCTCATCATCTTTATGGTGCCGGGTTTTGCCATGCTTGAAGCAGGATTGGTGCGTACAAAGAACGTAACGGCCGTTTTGACTACCAACGTCATGATTTATGCGGTCGCATCGACGGCTTTTTTACTTTTAGGGTATCAGCTGGCTTTTGGGACCTGGGAAAAGGTGGAGTACAGCATGTGGGCGGCATTCCTGTTCCAGATGGCGTTCGTGGGTAAGACCATCAACATCATGAGCGGCGGTGTGAGCGAGCGTGTCAGGATGATACCTCTGGCGATCTTTGCCGTCATCATGGGCGGGATCATCTATCCGCTTGTCGTTAACGTTACCTGGGGAGCAAACCTTTTAAAGGGCACGATGTTAGAACTTCATATGTTCGACCTTGCAGGTTCTACCGTCATCCACTCTACCGGCGGATGGGCGCTTTTAGCGGCGATCCTGGTCATCGGTTCCCGTAAGGACAGATACAAAAACGGGATGATAAAAGTCATTCCGGCTTCAAACATCCCTTTGGTCGTTTTGGGAGCTCTTCTTTTATGGATAGGCTGGTTTGGATTTAACGGAGGTTCGGTAGGTACTATCTCTACTAAAGAAGCGGCAGACAGTGTGGCTCTTACCATCTTAAACACAAACACGGCAGGTCTGGCAGGTGCCATTGTGGCGGGTCTGATCATGTACATAAGATACAAACTTTTCGATATCACGATGATATTAAACGGTGCCCTCGGCGGACTTGTCGCCATCACGGCGGGAGCGAACCTGTACGACATACACACGCCTTTGATCGTCGGCATCATCGGCGGGATACTTGTGGTCTTTGCAGTACCGTTCTTTGATAAGCTTAAACTAGACGATCCCGTCGGTGCTCTTTCGGTTCACTTGGTCAACGGTATCTGGGGGACGCTTGCAGTGGGGATCTTCGTCAAAAAGATTTCGTTTATCGACCAGCTCAAAGGTGTAGTGGTAGTAGCTGCTTTCACATTTACGGTCTCATATGTCGTGATATACATCATCAATAAAGTGATCGCATTCAGAGCCGAAGACGATATGCAGGTCCAAGGTATAGACGTCGTGGAATGCGGTGTCGAAGCATATCCTGAGTTCAAGCGCGCCATCTGA
- a CDS encoding TonB family protein: MIRHSSSFSISLIFHILVLVFAVLMYNYASSQREKRRVAVDLSRCVMNCECGCMPKAEEKIKQTPPKPKEPPKKKIEKKIKKKIEKKTVKKVAKKEPKKVLVKKTPEKPIEKEVKKIVETKEVVEKTPPPAASTSVEEEAPQEKVPVEKEDTAKQEEQKLQERKRTLQKRYINENLQKIVQMLKDNLYYPTRARKRGIEGDVVVKFTLLKNSEIKDVTIIKHSHDILDSSAVKTIENLQGKLPAPSEEMVLEVPINYRLN, encoded by the coding sequence ATGATACGACACAGCAGTTCTTTTTCCATATCTCTTATTTTTCACATTCTTGTGCTTGTTTTTGCTGTGCTTATGTACAACTATGCTTCTTCGCAAAGAGAGAAAAGACGTGTCGCCGTCGATCTTTCCCGCTGTGTCATGAATTGTGAGTGCGGATGTATGCCAAAAGCGGAAGAAAAGATCAAACAAACTCCTCCAAAACCTAAAGAACCGCCAAAGAAAAAAATAGAAAAAAAGATAAAAAAGAAAATCGAGAAAAAAACTGTAAAAAAAGTCGCCAAAAAGGAACCAAAAAAGGTTCTTGTGAAAAAAACACCTGAAAAACCGATAGAAAAAGAGGTGAAAAAGATCGTGGAAACTAAAGAGGTTGTAGAAAAAACACCGCCTCCGGCAGCGAGCACGTCCGTCGAAGAGGAAGCACCTCAGGAAAAGGTCCCGGTCGAAAAAGAGGATACGGCAAAACAGGAAGAACAAAAACTCCAAGAGCGAAAAAGAACACTTCAAAAAAGATATATCAACGAGAACCTGCAAAAGATAGTTCAAATGCTCAAAGACAACCTCTACTATCCTACAAGAGCAAGAAAAAGAGGGATAGAGGGGGACGTTGTAGTTAAATTTACGCTTTTAAAAAACAGCGAGATAAAAGACGTAACGATCATCAAGCATTCACATGATATACTTGACTCTTCGGCCGTAAAGACCATTGAAAATCTACAGGGAAAACTTCCTGCACCCAGCGAAGAGATGGTTTTGGAAGTTCCCATAAATTATAGATTGAATTAG